The following proteins are encoded in a genomic region of Nocardioides sp. cx-173:
- a CDS encoding Gmad2 immunoglobulin-like domain-containing protein — protein sequence MTAPRSRFLALSLAGLVGSIVLAGCGDDPEPTASDPGGSDSSSAAGSPTPEPSTEPSTEPEPSETESSSTETVTVPVYFSGDTPQGPRLFREFRKVAANNPLAEAAALMTAGDAQDPDYGTLFPAGGFASVSYGDGGFVVELADDTYTTAPGGMTQQAARLAAQQLIYTLQGVQQKRDPVTVELDGRPTTLFGIDTAGGLTEAPQIDVLGLVSVTSPEEGATVSGKFTASGVASSFEATVPWRIRQGEKVVLEGFATAEGWMDKLYPWQSEVDVSGLAPGEYTFEASTDDPSGGEGSGPTVDTKTITVK from the coding sequence ATGACTGCACCTCGGAGCCGTTTCCTCGCTCTCTCGCTCGCCGGCCTGGTCGGCAGCATCGTCCTCGCCGGCTGCGGCGACGATCCCGAGCCCACCGCCAGCGACCCGGGCGGGTCGGACAGCTCCAGTGCGGCCGGCTCGCCGACGCCGGAGCCGAGCACGGAGCCGAGCACGGAGCCCGAGCCGTCCGAGACCGAGTCCAGCTCGACCGAGACCGTCACCGTGCCGGTGTACTTCAGCGGCGACACCCCGCAGGGCCCGAGACTCTTCCGGGAGTTCCGCAAGGTCGCGGCCAACAACCCGCTGGCCGAGGCGGCCGCGCTGATGACGGCAGGCGACGCGCAGGACCCCGACTACGGCACCCTCTTCCCGGCGGGCGGCTTCGCCTCCGTCTCCTACGGCGACGGCGGCTTCGTCGTCGAGCTCGCCGACGACACCTACACCACGGCCCCCGGCGGCATGACTCAGCAGGCGGCCCGGCTCGCCGCCCAGCAGCTGATCTACACGCTGCAGGGCGTGCAGCAGAAGCGCGACCCCGTGACCGTCGAGCTCGACGGCCGGCCCACGACGCTCTTCGGCATCGACACCGCCGGCGGTCTCACCGAGGCCCCGCAGATCGACGTACTGGGCCTGGTCAGCGTCACCTCCCCCGAGGAGGGCGCCACCGTGAGCGGGAAGTTCACCGCGAGCGGCGTGGCCAGCTCCTTCGAGGCCACCGTGCCCTGGCGGATCCGGCAGGGCGAGAAGGTCGTGCTCGAGGGCTTCGCCACCGCCGAGGGCTGGATGGACAAGCTCTACCCGTGGCAGAGCGAGGTCGACGTCTCCGGGCTGGCGCCGGGTGAGTACACGTTCGAGGCGAGCACCGACGACCCCTCGGGCGGCGAGGGCTCCGGTCCCACCGTCGACACGAAGACCATCACGGTGAAGTGA
- a CDS encoding 16S rRNA (uracil(1498)-N(3))-methyltransferase — protein sequence MSLPVHLVPSLDGVTAGATVTVVGDEAHHAVAVRRTRVGERVVVTDGRGRSVAGSVAETGKRLLSVTAETVQDLPEPSPSLVVVQALPKGDRGELAVEVLTEVGVDRVVPWAASRSVAIWKGERAAKSLSRWRATAREAAKQSRRAWHPVVSELATTADVVALVAEVDLAVVLHEEAAVPLAGLEVPTSGTVLVVVGPEGGLSDDEVAAFVQAGAVSVRLGAEVLRTSTAGVAACAALLARTPRWGWIPG from the coding sequence ATGTCGCTGCCGGTCCACCTGGTCCCGTCCCTGGACGGGGTGACGGCCGGTGCCACGGTCACCGTCGTGGGCGACGAGGCGCACCACGCCGTCGCCGTGCGCCGTACCCGGGTGGGGGAGCGGGTCGTCGTCACCGACGGCCGGGGCCGCTCGGTGGCCGGGAGCGTGGCCGAGACCGGCAAGCGGCTGCTGTCGGTGACGGCGGAGACGGTCCAGGACCTGCCGGAGCCCAGCCCCTCGCTCGTGGTGGTCCAGGCGCTGCCGAAGGGCGATCGCGGCGAGCTGGCGGTCGAGGTCCTGACCGAGGTCGGCGTCGACCGCGTCGTCCCCTGGGCGGCCTCGCGCAGCGTCGCGATCTGGAAGGGCGAGCGCGCCGCCAAGTCCCTGTCCCGCTGGCGAGCCACGGCGCGCGAGGCGGCCAAGCAGTCCCGCCGCGCCTGGCACCCCGTGGTGTCGGAGCTGGCCACCACCGCCGACGTCGTGGCGCTCGTGGCCGAGGTCGACCTGGCCGTCGTGCTTCACGAGGAGGCGGCCGTCCCCCTCGCCGGACTGGAGGTCCCGACCTCCGGCACGGTGCTGGTCGTCGTCGGCCCCGAGGGCGGCCTCAGTGACGACGAGGTCGCCGCCTTCGTCCAGGCCGGAGCCGTCAGCGTCCGCCTCGGCGCCGAGGTCCTCCGCACCTCCACCGCCGGCGTCGCCGCTTGCGCTGCGCTGCTGGCGCGTACGCCGCGCTGGGGATGGATACCCGGCTGA
- the dnaJ gene encoding molecular chaperone DnaJ has product MSKDLYELLGVARDADGDAIKKAYRRLARQYHPDVNPDPEAQERFKEISLAYELLSDAQKRSAYDRGGDPFGGGQAGFGQGAGFSFTDIMDAFFGGQPGAGQGRGPRSRVRRGQDALIRLEVTLAEAAFGVTRELKVDTAVLCDACHGEGAAPGSHPVTCETCRGAGEVAHVQRSFLGEIRTLRPCAACRGFGQIISDPCRSCSGDGRVRSRRTLTVKIPAGVDNGTRVQLSEQGEVGPGGGPAGDLYVEIHVAEHETFTRHGNDLHCTVSVPMTAAALGTSLTLPTLEADLEQGADSGVETSFDLEIGAGTQSGTQQVLRARGVPGLRGGRGDLVVTVLVETPQRLDARQEELLRELAAIRGEESPTGQVPAEAQRSVFGRLRDAFIH; this is encoded by the coding sequence TTGAGCAAGGACCTGTACGAGCTTCTCGGTGTCGCCCGTGACGCGGACGGCGACGCCATCAAGAAGGCCTACCGGCGCCTCGCGCGGCAGTACCACCCCGACGTCAACCCCGACCCGGAGGCCCAGGAGCGCTTCAAGGAGATCTCGCTGGCCTACGAGCTGCTCTCGGACGCCCAGAAGCGGTCGGCCTACGACCGCGGCGGCGACCCCTTCGGCGGCGGGCAGGCCGGCTTCGGGCAGGGGGCGGGGTTCTCGTTCACCGACATCATGGACGCCTTCTTCGGCGGCCAGCCCGGGGCCGGGCAGGGGCGCGGTCCCCGCTCGCGCGTGCGCCGCGGCCAGGACGCCCTGATCCGGCTGGAGGTCACGCTGGCCGAGGCGGCGTTCGGCGTCACCCGCGAGCTCAAGGTCGACACCGCGGTGCTGTGCGACGCCTGCCACGGCGAGGGCGCCGCTCCGGGCTCGCACCCCGTGACCTGCGAGACCTGCCGGGGCGCCGGTGAGGTGGCCCACGTGCAGCGCTCGTTCCTGGGCGAGATCCGCACGCTGCGGCCCTGCGCGGCGTGCCGCGGCTTCGGCCAGATCATCTCCGACCCGTGCCGCTCCTGCTCCGGCGACGGCCGGGTCCGCTCGCGGCGCACCCTGACCGTCAAGATCCCCGCGGGGGTCGACAACGGCACCCGGGTCCAGCTCAGCGAGCAGGGGGAGGTCGGCCCCGGCGGTGGACCTGCCGGCGACCTGTACGTCGAGATCCACGTCGCCGAGCACGAGACCTTCACCCGCCACGGCAACGACCTGCACTGCACGGTCTCGGTGCCCATGACCGCCGCCGCGCTCGGCACCTCGCTGACCCTGCCGACCCTGGAGGCCGACCTCGAGCAGGGCGCCGACTCCGGCGTGGAGACCTCCTTCGACCTCGAGATCGGCGCCGGCACGCAGTCGGGCACCCAGCAGGTGCTGCGCGCGCGTGGCGTCCCGGGCCTACGGGGCGGACGGGGCGACCTGGTCGTGACGGTCCTGGTGGAGACTCCGCAGCGCCTCGACGCCCGCCAGGAGGAGCTGCTGCGCGAGCTCGCCGCGATCCGCGGCGAGGAGTCGCCGACCGGTCAGGTGCCCGCGGAGGCCCAGCGGTCGGTCTTCGGCCGGCTGCGCGACGCCTTCATCCACTGA
- the hrcA gene encoding heat-inducible transcriptional repressor HrcA, translating to MQEERRLAVLRAIVEDYVATEEPVGSKALVERHGLGVSPATVRNDMAVLEDEGYITQPHTSAGRVPTDKGYRLFVDRLTTVKPMSAAERRAVSTFLDGAVDLDDVVQRSVRVLSQLTRQVAVVQYPTLSRSTVRHVELVALAPRRLLAVLILSTGRVEQRLVELGADLSDEVLADLRKRVNAAASGEIIADAVTALRALAAEPPTPDLAGYVGPVTEALAEAMSDHRSDERIAVGGTANLARYGDSFDSAVRPLLEALEEHVVLLKLLGEATSGGMVTVRIGAEGPFEQLASTSVVATGYGPADDALATLGVVGPTRMDYPGTMTAVRAVARYVSRILDED from the coding sequence ATGCAGGAAGAGCGCAGGTTGGCCGTGCTCCGCGCGATCGTCGAGGACTACGTCGCCACCGAGGAGCCGGTCGGCTCCAAGGCGCTCGTGGAGCGGCACGGCCTCGGCGTCTCGCCGGCCACGGTCCGCAACGACATGGCCGTGCTGGAGGACGAGGGCTACATCACTCAGCCGCACACCAGTGCCGGCCGCGTGCCCACGGACAAGGGCTACCGGCTGTTCGTCGACCGGCTGACGACGGTCAAGCCGATGAGCGCAGCGGAGCGACGCGCGGTCTCCACCTTCCTCGACGGGGCGGTCGACCTCGACGACGTCGTCCAGCGCTCGGTGCGGGTGCTCTCGCAGCTGACCCGACAGGTGGCGGTCGTCCAGTACCCCACGCTCTCCCGCTCGACAGTGCGCCATGTCGAGCTGGTGGCGCTCGCCCCGCGGCGACTGCTCGCCGTACTCATCCTCAGCACCGGGCGGGTCGAGCAACGGCTCGTCGAGCTGGGCGCCGACCTGAGCGACGAGGTGCTGGCCGACCTCCGTAAGCGCGTCAATGCCGCCGCCTCCGGCGAGATCATCGCCGACGCCGTCACGGCACTGCGGGCCCTGGCCGCCGAGCCGCCCACCCCCGACCTCGCCGGGTACGTCGGTCCGGTCACCGAGGCCCTCGCGGAGGCCATGAGCGACCACCGCTCCGACGAGCGGATCGCCGTCGGCGGCACCGCCAACCTCGCCCGCTACGGCGACAGCTTCGACTCCGCAGTCCGGCCGCTGCTCGAGGCGCTCGAGGAGCATGTCGTGCTGCTCAAGCTGCTCGGTGAGGCCACCAGCGGCGGCATGGTGACCGTCCGCATCGGCGCGGAGGGCCCCTTCGAGCAGCTCGCCTCCACGAGCGTCGTCGCCACCGGCTACGGCCCGGCCGACGACGCCCTCGCCACGCTCGGCGTGGTCGGTCCCACCCGCATGGACTACCCCGGCACGATGACCGCCGTCCGGGCCGTCGCCCGCTACGTCTCACGCATCCTCGACGAGGACTGA
- a CDS encoding MBL fold metallo-hydrolase, translating to MPFLEVADRVWVARYDWFDVNVTLVRGSGGLLLVDTHASTRAAAGVVDDVRALGVGEVTGVINTHEHFDHTFGNHEVRRAYGAVPIHAHETAAERTILAGERAQDRYREDLDDPHRDEVLATEIVPADHTFSSAVVLDLGDRVVELVHPGRGHTAGDLVVRVPDCDVLLAGDLVEESAPPAYGDDCYPLEWPWTLDILLGLTTSASVVVPGHGAVVDREFLEVQRNQVGLVAQSIRDLAGRGVRAEDALEAAEEWPFPRAALTLAVRRGYAQLTRGERRLPLA from the coding sequence GTGCCCTTTCTCGAGGTAGCCGACCGCGTCTGGGTCGCCCGCTACGACTGGTTCGACGTCAACGTCACGCTCGTACGCGGCTCGGGGGGCCTGCTGCTCGTCGACACCCACGCGTCGACCCGGGCCGCCGCGGGCGTCGTCGACGACGTCCGGGCGCTCGGGGTGGGCGAGGTCACGGGGGTGATCAACACCCACGAGCACTTCGACCACACCTTCGGAAACCACGAGGTCCGCCGCGCGTACGGCGCCGTCCCGATCCACGCCCACGAGACAGCCGCGGAGCGGACCATCCTGGCCGGCGAGCGCGCCCAGGACCGCTACCGTGAGGACCTCGACGACCCGCATCGCGACGAGGTCCTGGCCACCGAGATCGTGCCGGCCGACCACACCTTCTCCTCCGCGGTGGTGCTCGACCTCGGCGACCGGGTGGTCGAGCTCGTCCATCCCGGCCGCGGCCACACCGCGGGCGACCTGGTGGTGCGGGTGCCGGACTGCGACGTCCTCCTCGCCGGCGACCTCGTCGAGGAGTCGGCCCCGCCCGCGTACGGCGACGACTGCTACCCGCTCGAGTGGCCCTGGACCCTCGACATCCTGCTCGGCCTGACCACCTCGGCGAGCGTGGTCGTGCCCGGCCACGGCGCCGTGGTGGACCGGGAGTTCCTGGAGGTCCAGCGCAACCAGGTCGGCCTGGTCGCCCAGAGCATCCGCGACCTGGCCGGGCGCGGAGTCCGTGCCGAGGACGCACTGGAGGCGGCCGAGGAGTGGCCCTTCCCCCGCGCCGCGCTCACGCTCGCCGTACGCCGGGGATATGCCCAGCTGACCCGGGGCGAACGGCGTTTGCCGCTCGCGTGA
- a CDS encoding DUF3097 domain-containing protein, which produces MSDRYGTDVLSGDWRKPKRGRAVEAPADLGTVVEEVTTDWVGEIVAVDRDLHTLTLEDRRGRRRTFPLGPGFLLEGKPVILTAPVRLSAPAAPTRTASGSIAVHGAKARVARASRIFVEGRHDAELVEKVWGDDLRLEGVVVEYLEGVDDLVSHLRAFGPGPERRVGVLVDHLVPGSKESRIAAEVAASPVGRHVLVVGHPFVDVWQAVKPDRIGVAAWPVIPRDVEWKKGVCRHFGWPAAEQADIARAWKHILSRVHSYDDLEPALLGRVEELIDFVASSD; this is translated from the coding sequence GTGAGCGACCGATACGGCACCGACGTCCTGTCCGGCGACTGGCGCAAGCCGAAGCGCGGGCGCGCTGTCGAGGCACCCGCCGACCTCGGCACGGTGGTCGAGGAGGTCACCACCGACTGGGTCGGCGAGATCGTGGCGGTCGACCGGGACCTGCACACCCTCACCCTGGAGGACCGGCGCGGCCGGCGGCGTACCTTCCCGCTCGGCCCCGGCTTCCTGCTGGAGGGCAAGCCGGTGATCCTCACGGCCCCCGTACGCCTCAGCGCCCCGGCGGCCCCCACCCGCACCGCCTCCGGCTCCATCGCGGTCCACGGCGCCAAGGCCCGGGTGGCGCGCGCCAGCCGGATCTTCGTCGAGGGCCGCCACGACGCCGAGCTCGTCGAGAAGGTCTGGGGCGACGACCTGCGCCTGGAGGGCGTGGTCGTCGAGTACCTTGAGGGCGTCGACGACCTGGTCTCGCACCTGCGCGCCTTCGGACCGGGCCCCGAGCGCCGCGTGGGCGTGCTCGTCGACCACCTGGTCCCCGGCTCCAAGGAGAGCCGGATCGCCGCGGAGGTCGCCGCCTCCCCCGTCGGCCGGCACGTCCTGGTGGTGGGCCACCCCTTCGTCGACGTGTGGCAGGCCGTCAAGCCCGACCGCATCGGCGTGGCCGCCTGGCCGGTGATCCCGCGCGACGTCGAGTGGAAGAAGGGCGTGTGCCGCCACTTCGGCTGGCCGGCCGCCGAGCAGGCCGACATCGCCCGCGCCTGGAAGCACATCCTGTCGCGGGTGCACTCCTACGACGACCTGGAGCCCGCCCTCCTCGGCCGCGTCGAGGAGCTCATCGACTTCGTCGCCAGCTCCGACTGA
- a CDS encoding TM2 domain-containing protein: MTQGPANPYDPYDPNRPQGRGPEGTPPPPPYGQPQQPPYGQQPPYPGYPMAPMGVPGAPYGVHPGTGIPYSDKQKLVAGLLQILVPFGVGRFYIGDNGVGIAQLVVSIITCGIGCLWPVIDGILMLVQDSKDANGLMLR; encoded by the coding sequence ATGACTCAGGGCCCCGCGAACCCGTACGACCCCTACGACCCGAACCGGCCGCAGGGCCGTGGCCCTGAGGGCACGCCGCCGCCTCCGCCGTACGGGCAGCCGCAGCAGCCGCCCTACGGACAGCAGCCGCCGTACCCCGGCTATCCCATGGCCCCGATGGGGGTGCCGGGGGCGCCGTACGGCGTGCACCCGGGCACCGGGATCCCCTACTCCGACAAGCAGAAGCTCGTCGCCGGACTCCTGCAGATCCTGGTGCCGTTCGGCGTCGGCCGCTTCTACATCGGCGACAACGGCGTCGGAATCGCCCAGCTCGTGGTCTCGATCATCACGTGCGGCATCGGCTGCCTGTGGCCGGTCATCGACGGCATCCTGATGCTCGTCCAGGACAGCAAGGACGCCAACGGGCTGATGCTGCGCTGA